A window of Komagataeibacter medellinensis NBRC 3288 contains these coding sequences:
- a CDS encoding DUF1656 domain-containing protein, whose product MLSEFNLFGVFMAPIVVYAVAALPVTMLLRSLLWWCGIMKWFWHLALFEVALYTCVLCLMILYI is encoded by the coding sequence ATGCTGAGCGAATTCAACCTATTCGGTGTCTTCATGGCACCGATTGTCGTCTATGCCGTGGCCGCGCTGCCTGTCACCATGCTGCTGCGCTCGCTGTTGTGGTGGTGCGGCATAATGAAGTGGTTCTGGCATCTCGCCCTGTTCGAGGTGGCGCTATACACTTGCGTCCTCTGCCTGATGATCCTGTACATCTGA
- a CDS encoding MarR family winged helix-turn-helix transcriptional regulator, whose translation MPDLERNKKELSFGRRLARLGAAWRRQVDHDLRDYGLTEATWRPVLYLGLLPPPVRQTDLVRALEIEAPSVARLLDVLERRDLVFRSPDHTDKRSKLVSLTEKGERTARQVRHAVEAVSSRLLQGISTPELLACYSVFERIEANLCSRPVPPANAAPQP comes from the coding sequence ATGCCCGATCTGGAGCGCAACAAGAAGGAACTGTCGTTTGGTCGTCGCCTTGCCCGGCTTGGAGCAGCTTGGCGCAGGCAGGTCGACCACGACCTGCGTGACTATGGCCTGACCGAGGCCACATGGCGACCCGTGCTGTATCTGGGCCTCCTGCCGCCCCCCGTGCGCCAGACCGACCTTGTACGCGCCCTGGAGATCGAGGCTCCGTCCGTTGCCCGTCTTCTCGATGTACTGGAACGCCGTGACCTGGTGTTCCGTTCCCCCGATCATACAGACAAACGCTCCAAGCTGGTCAGCCTGACCGAAAAAGGCGAACGGACCGCCCGCCAGGTCCGCCATGCGGTGGAAGCCGTATCCAGCCGCCTGCTGCAGGGTATCTCCACGCCTGAACTGCTGGCCTGCTATTCCGTATTCGAACGGATCGAGGCCAATCTGTGCAGCAGGCCCGTCCCCCCTGCAAACGCGGCACCCCAGCCATGA
- a CDS encoding ABC transporter ATP-binding protein — protein MSPFSSRLVVNALTAVPGAPALSLRAAAGACLAVVNDDAACLSTLADMLAGHVAAHAGQVVIDDHDVTGLPPPRRLCVAVGWRDPLFTHMTVQANLAFGLRARGVDARVVAARVGAILALLGLDGVGHLRPARLGPEQVLRVMIGRALVSEPPVLVLDDPFTPLPPASRTAMRRLVGRLVRARGLCVVLLTRAREDALLLGDTIAYMSGPEIVQQGTALDLFERPACDRVATGFGHANSLTVRVASVEDDVVRAHLPGGLLVEAMAAPGVVADQLATLCIRPDRIAVLFPTRAVPVTDDPDAPPLLEATLTDLRQMGDHVLLRFRLANGEELLARRPPTPALQRVAPGQVAVLAWQPGQAIAFPFRGEMG, from the coding sequence ATGTCTCCTTTCTCCTCTCGGCTGGTTGTCAACGCGCTTACGGCTGTTCCCGGCGCGCCGGCGCTCTCGCTGCGCGCCGCAGCGGGAGCATGCCTGGCGGTAGTGAATGACGACGCAGCCTGTCTTTCCACGCTGGCGGACATGCTGGCGGGCCATGTGGCGGCGCATGCGGGGCAGGTCGTGATCGATGACCACGACGTGACTGGCCTGCCACCGCCCCGCCGCCTGTGTGTAGCGGTAGGGTGGCGCGACCCATTGTTCACACACATGACGGTCCAGGCCAACCTTGCCTTCGGGCTGCGGGCACGCGGGGTGGATGCACGGGTGGTGGCGGCAAGGGTGGGCGCCATCCTGGCGCTTCTGGGGCTTGACGGGGTAGGACACCTGCGTCCCGCCCGGCTCGGGCCAGAACAGGTGCTGCGTGTCATGATCGGTCGCGCCCTGGTGTCCGAGCCGCCGGTGCTGGTGCTGGATGATCCCTTCACCCCGCTGCCCCCCGCATCGCGCACGGCCATGCGCCGTCTTGTCGGCCGGCTTGTGCGCGCGCGGGGGCTGTGCGTGGTGCTGCTTACCCGTGCGCGGGAGGATGCGCTGCTGCTGGGTGATACGATTGCCTACATGTCAGGCCCGGAAATCGTGCAGCAGGGCACGGCGCTGGACCTGTTCGAGCGCCCGGCCTGTGACCGCGTGGCCACCGGCTTTGGCCATGCCAACAGCCTGACGGTGCGCGTGGCCAGTGTGGAGGATGACGTGGTCCGTGCCCACCTGCCCGGTGGCCTGCTGGTCGAAGCCATGGCTGCGCCCGGTGTGGTGGCCGACCAGTTGGCCACGCTGTGCATCCGTCCTGACCGGATTGCGGTCCTGTTTCCCACCCGTGCTGTGCCTGTGACCGATGATCCCGATGCCCCGCCCCTGCTGGAAGCAACGCTGACAGATCTGCGGCAGATGGGTGACCATGTCCTGCTGCGGTTCCGGCTGGCGAATGGGGAGGAACTGCTGGCCCGCAGGCCGCCTACCCCCGCTCTGCAACGTGTGGCACCAGGGCAGGTTGCGGTGCTGGCGTGGCAGCCGGGGCAGGCAATTGCCTTTCCGTTCCGGGGGGAAATGGGGTAG
- a CDS encoding HlyD family efflux transporter periplasmic adaptor subunit — MPLLRTLIRVVLTLAVVTMAIVMGVTLWDTYMIAPWTRDGRVRVYVVDVAPEVSGTVVQLPVVDNQFVHRGDPLFVLDPVRFRLAIREAQARLDGALEDLKLKQNDARRRMGLGGIVSAEEQEVFNSNVATQIASVDAARAALDLAKLNLQRSILYSPVNGNITNLNLRVGDYVTEGHARLAVIDSDSYWVNGYFEETKMWGVHVGDEARVKLMGYKDILPGHVVSIARGINDQNGKPDGLGLQDVSPIFTWVRLAQRIPVRIHLDHVPDSVTLAAGMTATISVGPQSRTQRGRLTTWLQDHL, encoded by the coding sequence ATGCCCCTCTTGCGCACCCTGATCCGTGTGGTCCTGACCCTGGCGGTCGTGACGATGGCCATCGTCATGGGCGTCACCTTATGGGACACCTACATGATTGCCCCCTGGACTCGTGATGGGCGTGTCCGTGTCTATGTGGTTGACGTGGCGCCGGAAGTCTCGGGCACGGTGGTGCAGTTGCCCGTGGTGGACAACCAGTTCGTGCATCGGGGGGACCCTTTGTTTGTGCTTGACCCCGTGCGCTTCCGTCTGGCGATCCGTGAGGCACAGGCCCGGCTGGATGGCGCGCTTGAAGACCTGAAGCTCAAGCAGAACGACGCACGCCGCCGCATGGGGCTGGGTGGCATCGTGTCGGCGGAAGAGCAGGAAGTCTTCAACTCGAACGTGGCAACCCAGATCGCATCGGTCGATGCGGCACGCGCGGCACTCGACCTTGCCAAGCTGAACCTGCAGCGCTCCATCCTGTATTCCCCGGTCAACGGCAACATCACCAACCTCAACCTGCGGGTGGGTGACTACGTGACCGAGGGCCATGCCCGCCTGGCGGTGATCGATTCCGATTCCTACTGGGTGAACGGCTACTTCGAGGAAACGAAGATGTGGGGCGTGCATGTAGGTGATGAGGCCCGCGTCAAGCTGATGGGCTACAAGGACATCCTGCCCGGCCATGTGGTCAGCATCGCGCGCGGTATCAATGACCAGAACGGCAAGCCCGACGGGCTGGGACTGCAGGATGTCAGCCCGATCTTTACATGGGTGCGGCTGGCGCAGCGTATCCCGGTCCGTATCCACCTTGACCATGTGCCCGACAGCGTAACCCTTGCGGCCGGCATGACCGCAACCATAAGCGTGGGCCCCCAGTCCCGTACCCAACGCGGCCGTCTGACGACATGGCTGCAAGACCACCTGTAA
- a CDS encoding extracellular solute-binding protein: MFQPVIRSPARFALFCLVAAMAMLSVAQAIPAQGAVRVRHRPALVVASAESHLEPVQDAVFFRPFMQESGLSVTHRAWDGSLTELDRHGLHAAAADTWSLVFTEDSTIRAACMDGLLVRLAGSATNPDGCGVPGLTTQVVVAWDPTWRQVAPQWGDFWDVVRFPGKRGLRRDPRTTLEIALMADGVAPGDVYAQLSTDAGVDRAFRKLSQLRPYITWWSTPQQAASILAHGQVLMSSAPSDAVMMSPAQGRRVIGVSTDMALSYGLSWGVVAGQVAARLGQSRELLHFIVQPDRRDNFTTHYATTPRPDAGHPARVLPMDVQFWQAHYATLSHRFDIWLRGAG, from the coding sequence GTGTTCCAGCCCGTAATCCGCAGCCCTGCCCGTTTTGCCCTGTTCTGCCTGGTTGCCGCCATGGCCATGCTGTCCGTGGCGCAGGCCATACCGGCCCAGGGTGCCGTTCGGGTGCGGCACAGACCGGCCCTTGTGGTGGCCAGTGCGGAGTCACATCTCGAACCGGTGCAGGATGCCGTCTTCTTCCGGCCCTTTATGCAGGAATCGGGGCTGTCGGTCACGCACAGGGCCTGGGATGGTAGTCTGACCGAACTGGACCGCCATGGCCTGCACGCGGCAGCGGCGGATACATGGTCACTGGTCTTTACCGAAGACAGCACCATCCGTGCCGCCTGCATGGACGGCCTGCTCGTGCGTCTGGCGGGCAGTGCGACCAATCCCGATGGCTGTGGCGTGCCGGGCCTGACCACGCAGGTGGTTGTGGCATGGGATCCGACATGGCGACAGGTGGCGCCACAATGGGGGGATTTCTGGGACGTCGTGCGCTTTCCCGGCAAGCGCGGCCTGCGTCGTGACCCGCGTACCACGCTGGAGATCGCGCTGATGGCCGATGGTGTGGCACCAGGGGATGTCTATGCCCAGCTTTCCACCGATGCAGGCGTGGACCGCGCCTTTCGCAAGCTCAGCCAGTTGCGTCCTTACATAACATGGTGGTCTACCCCCCAGCAGGCTGCCAGTATTCTGGCCCATGGTCAGGTACTCATGAGCAGCGCGCCCAGTGATGCAGTCATGATGTCCCCCGCGCAGGGTCGGCGCGTCATCGGTGTCAGTACTGACATGGCTTTGTCCTATGGTCTGTCATGGGGTGTTGTGGCCGGGCAGGTGGCGGCCCGGCTGGGTCAGTCACGCGAACTGCTGCATTTTATCGTGCAGCCTGACAGGCGGGACAATTTTACCACCCATTATGCCACCACGCCCCGCCCCGATGCGGGTCATCCCGCCCGGGTCCTGCCGATGGACGTGCAGTTCTGGCAGGCTCATTATGCCACTCTGTCGCACCGTTTCGACATATGGCTGCGGGGCGCTGGCTGA